gtagggacaACATCATCATAAAGTTATTTCTTGTCCCCATCTTCAGGGGTCACAAAAGACGTCCTAGGAGCATGGAGACTACAATGGGGAaggtctagcagtggtcctcaaactatggcctaggggccacatattgtatttgtatgttttgtttcttcattgcaaaataagatatatgcagtgtgcataagaatttgttcataagttttgtttttactatagtcagaccctccaatggtctgagggacagtgaactggaccccgtttaaaaagtttgaggacccctgataggggCTTCTGTACTGCTAGTCTCTTTGTGGTTGCTTTGCAGAGATGCTCTTTATTCCCATCTTTCTGAAGGAGAAACCGAGGCACAGGAGTAAGCTAAATAATTTGCCAGAATTACTCCAGACTGAAACCTCAAAAGCTGGGTGACACAGTTTCTGTCAGGGAGCAGAATATAGATTTCTTAAGGGCAACCCCAGCACAGCTGGACCCCAGGCAGCAACCAAGGTCTTGGATGATACTGATCTGTTCCAGGTGTTGAAGAAGATGTGGAGCATTCATGTGAGTTTCTGGAGCCTCCATACTTCTGGCTCCCCCATATATGGGAGCCCATTCTCTTAATTTCTAGGCTGTTCCTGGAACCTCCCACTTACCACATGGGAGCCTCACTTGttaattttggggccattcctTGCTGCCATCACTTACCACCCTTTGGAAGTCACAGGAATTGGGGTCTGCACCCAAGTCTTTCCTGCACGTGGTCTCCCGGACACGGAACTTTAGCTCCAAAGTTACACTGTCCTCACCTACAACGGCCACCTGTGTGGAGAGGGAGTGTCACTGGGGGCCAAGTTTGCAGCCCCCCCATATTCCTGGTCACCCAAGTGTGCCCTCCCTATAGCCAGAGAAGAGTGAACTCAGCTGGAGTTCTCACTTGTCCGTGAAAATGGAGCCAGAGCCCATGCCGCACTGGGGATCAGAACTGCCACACAGACAACATTACCAGCAATCCTCAGGATGATCAGCATTTGTGTTTGCAAATTTGCCTGCTTGATCtgatatagtgtgtgtgtgtatgtgtgtgtatgagagggGGGGGGGACTGGATCCCAGTGAAATCCTAAATGATATATGCACAAGAGGGTTCTCACACTCCCAGCTGATGTCCAGCAAGGAGCTCTTTGCCTTTCTTCTCTCAGGATATTCTGCTTCCAGGATCTTCTGAGAATCTGCTTGGGTCAGTGTGTTGTGCCTGTTTGTGCTTTGGTTTGTGGCTTCACTATGTGAAAAGGCCTTCAGGGTCTTGTGATGTGCCTAACAGGAGAGTTTGTGCTATAAAGTGCCTCTAACATGAGTTCACATGAGCATAGCAGGTACTATATTACATAAACAGGCATACACATGACAAAGCTACTAAATACTGATGGTGTGATGAAAATTGCATATGTGGAAGTGTGCAGAAACCTTACTTCTCCAATAACTCAGTATCCAGTCATTTTTGTGTTCAAAAAATGTTATAGAACTCCCATAGCAAATGAGAATGGACTTAATTGTCCATTAATGGATTTAATTGTCATTGTTTTCTAAAATGCTCTGCAACTTTGTCACATCTTCCCAGATCAGTAGTTCATCAGCAAGAGTGTTTGCTGTGTTAGATAACTCCATTTCCCACAACCTAGTTTATCAGTTCAGATATCTGAACTGTTATCACCTCTTCTGTTCCTTGTCACCCAGGGATGGGCCCTGGAGAAAACTTCCAAACTTCTTGATTCATGAGTCTCAGGAACTGTCATGTCCCTCATGTGTTCAGCAGCAGGGCCAGAAAAAGAAAGTATGCACCATAGCCTCCCATGAGGATATCACACCTGAACATGTTCAAGAAAACTCAACAGGCCACCACAGAGGACAATGGCCCTGGGGATGGCAGGGAGTTAGCCCCAACTTTAGAGAAAGTGCTTGACAAATCCTAAGGCATGGAAAAATTAGGCCTGAGAGAGGGGAAGGGGCCCATCATACCGGGGAAAGGCAGAGCTAATGTGCTGAGCAGTATCAATTGGGCTGTCAgagcagaaaaaaagaagtgaagacaCCCAATGTTAGAGTGATAGAGTGGGTTGGAGATCACGTTTAAGATCTCGCAGTCCCACCTTGGGCCAGCATCTCCATTCCATCCTCCTTGCCATTCGAAGTGCCCAAGGGTCTTAAGAGAGTAGATAGACAGGTAGGCACCATATTGAATCAACAGTGAATACTTTGGGATGAGAACCTGCCCTGGTCCAGTATGTAATCACCCCAGTCTCCCTAAACTTGTCTTTGTCAGTTCCTGAGCTCATCTAGTAGCAAGATAAGCTGCTGCACATGGAAACTATAGGAAGGAGTTGGTGACACAGCATCTGGGAGAGTGCAACCACAAGCAAACTATAGAATCTTTTGTCTGGGGAGCAGAAGGAAGCTCCAGGCTACAGAGAGGCCTTCCTGACCTCCAAATACCAAATAAGGGGCACCAAGACCTGTAGAACATAAGCTCAGCCTCATCCTCGTTGACTATCTTCATTATTTCTAACCTTAATAAGACATCTGAATCATACGAACAAGTGAAATAAATACCTGCCTGACAGCAGGaccacaattgttttttttttttctgcaccgTCCCCTTGCCCTCAAAGCTTTAGCAATTTCCCTTAAAGCAATTTGATGAAAGCCAAGTAAATTGGCAACCCAAAAGCTTCATTAACAAGATGAAAATGTGTGttgggagaaagagggggaatgATTATTTTATTGAACCTGAGGATGACTCTGCAGCCTTTCTTGCATCTGGAAGCACTTTGAAGCACTCTTCCCAGAATATGGAGGAAAatctgagtgggagaaaaacaCTTCCAGCCAGTGAATGTTCACTGTGTGTATAAAAGAGGAAGAACTATCTATATATCTAGCAATATGGAGTATAttggaaaaatgataaaaaccagCCTTGTGCTGAGACAATCAGGACACCTTATAGCATTACAGCCAACAAGCAGGGTGTGTTATTAAACAAGTTACATCCATGGTCAAAGAGAACAAAGAGTCCAGAGGCCCCCGTGCTTGTGGAGGGAATCCCAAAGGAATGGAGGAGAAAGTTTCTCTTCCCTTGTGTTTTTGGAATAagccaaagtttttattttaaaaggtaaaataaaagcaataaaacagcTCAGGAGTCATCCTTTGAGTTATTCCAGGGTCAGCTCAGTGGGTCTGGGTGCCTCAGTGTCTGATGTTCTTGTCGAAGTGGGTTTGGATGAGAATAACATTTTAGAGGATGGATTTAAATAAAGCAGATGCTCACATAGTAATGTGGTGAGAATTGTCCAGTAAGTTAAAGACTTGAACGAATCAAAGTCTgggattggaaagatagtacagtaggtaaggtgcttgccttgcatgcagccgaccccaAATTTGGTCCTGTCACTGCATACAGTCtcctcagcattgccaggagacactcttgagcacagaaccaggaatattctctgagcactgctagttgtgactACAAATCCCCCAAATTAATAACAAAGactggcaccacacacacacacacacacacacacacacacacacacaaactgcaAGAATTCTGCCCAAGAGTCTGCAACTCTTCCTCAGGGCCTAATTAGCATATCTGATGTTTGCCAAACCTCCATAATAGCATAAGCAAATTCCTTAAACTAAATTCATTGATGAACCACCAGGTATATTACACAGATACATAGAGATGTGTGCAGACATAAACATAAATACAGACACTCACACATAACTCCAGGCCTACATACCTGTGTGGTTAGTCTTTGGGTTCTGTTTCTCTGCTGAAGCCTGAACAACAGGGATGCTTTGGTTTCCCCAGCTAAGGCCTTATTATTGACCAAAAAGTAAAGCATAAGTGAGCTAAAACTGATTTTCAAAgtcaaaaaagcaaaagcaacagGGAATATGCAAGAATCTTAATGTTTGCATGGTTTTGAATGTCCTGGAATTTATTCACCCAACCATTGATCCTGGCTTCTGCATTTCCTCCCTCACTTATTAATGCTTCTGCATATCCTCCCTCACTTCCCATTTCACAACAGCACTTGGTGGTCTCTTCCTCCAAGGCTTCATGTCTTGGCTCTTCACCTTTCAAGTGCCACCCACTGTCTTTCAAATGCAccctaagggctggagtgatatagtacagcaaaGAAGACGTTTGACTTTCATGTGATCAATACAGGTTTTatccctaccatcccatatggcttactgagcccatcagaagtgattcttaaGTCAGAAtgggaataacctttgagcagcgctgagtatgccccccaagcaaacaaaaaataatcaaataaaatgggCCCTAGGGGCCTGAAGCAAagcaggtaaggcgcttgtcttgcacacattgAACCacatttgaatctcagcatcccatatggtccccaagcactgctaggagtgattcctgaatgcaaagccagaagtagcccttgaacactgcacggtatggccccaaaccaataattaaatatataataaaatagaccccTCAAATTCCTCTGTAtcatagccaaggagtaacccaaCTTTAGTTCCTAGGTCTAATCCCTTATTCCTCAACCCCTACTTAACTAACTCTGGCCAGACTTTCCAGGGCCCCTCATTGTTTCCTGGCAGaggactgtgctcagagatcctgCATGGAGATGTGACCCCTTGATGACATTTTTCCTCTTGGGCCCCATTCACTCAGATAACTACTAATCTTGTGTGTGCTAGAGTGGACAGGCTAAACTACAATTCATCATAGCTGCCCACCTGCAGCTAGGTGAGAGGACCCCAAGTTTCCACACCTCATGTGAGCATCACTAAGTGCCTAGATGGGCACCAGTCAAAGCAACACATGAGATGAGTTTCTGCTCCATCTAGGACTCTTCCATAAGTAACGAATGCACAGTTCTGGGATGTGGCCATTACTACCACTTTCAGGCCAAGTGACCCCACTTGGAACACCCTATCCTAAGAGACCACAATCTTCATCACAGTCATCTGGGACCCACATGGCACAGCTTCAACATCCTTGAAATAAATAGCTGGGCCAGTTTACAAAGAACAGTCACCAGCTTCATGTTGTATTTGGAGACAGGGGCTAAGAGAACTCTGAGCAGGGTGCTCTTTCTAGCCAGAGAAAGAGCAAGCTAATAGTAATGGAGGGGCTCCCAGAAAGGATAACCCTAGCAGAAGCCACAGAAAGAAGGCCACAGCCACCCGCCACTGTCTGGCTCCAGGCCACATCTCCATCCAATTTTCATGACACCTACTGTGTTGAGTTATCCTTCCTTGAACCCCTGACTTTCCAGATCCTCTGAGGATGCTCCCATCCTGAGTTCAGCTCTTTCATTGCATTGTGTCCCCTAAAACCAGGCAACAAATCTTCCCTGTAGATCTCTCCTCTCCCTAAGAAGCTATTTCTGTGTTTCTTTACTTATTACAGGCTCAGTCACTGGAACCAAGAAAATTGCTCTCTGCCAAGGCTACCAGGAAGTAGACAAGACACTACCCTGGTACAGGAAGGTAGATTTAATAGCTTAGATGTCAGAATAGAAATCCTTAGAAATATTAGGCAAAGAGCAAGTGATCTTTGAAAAGCTTATTTCTAAGAAGCGGACAGTATTTAGCAAAATGTCTTCAGAGAAAGATGGGGGGAATCAGTACAAAAGCTGGCTGCATAGAGGGTCACAGCTGGAGTCCTAGGATGAGGCCCAAGGGAAGAATCCTGGAGTGTTTTCTGATGATAACTGTCATGCAATTGTTTTGCTGTCACACACATGaggagccagccagccagctgtTGCTTTCTTAAACTGGAAACAGAAAAGCAGAGCCAAGAACACATTCAAAGGAAGCTGGCCAGCAGCTGACCCAAAGGGGTAAAGAAGTCATAGATCCatattatctcttttttaaaCCCACCTATATAAattcaatctttttttaaaaaaatagttaattgaatcaccatagaAACAGTTGTTCATGTtacaaaaattgttcatgattgagcttcagtcttAAAATATCCAAGACCCATCCCTTCAcccatgcacatttcccaccacccagGTCCCCAgtattcctcctccccacacacttgcatctatggcaaacattttcttctctcttactctcacttttccttttttttccttttaaatactaTGGTTggcaatatggttactgaaggagtagcacacatatcactttatgtctttcagcacccatttcttgtcctaAGTGGTAGttctcaactatcattgtcataatggttctttctctaccctaactgcactctcccactCTTCGTCGCAAGAGCTCCCTACCATGAACTagtcctatattcattgccgcattattcacaatagtcagaatctggaagcaacccaagtgtccaagatcagatgagtagataaagtaactgtggtatatctacacaatgaacaCTTACTCTCTTTAAGGAGCTCTGCACAACCCGGAACAGATACGGACTTAATGACAGCAAATTCACTTTGTCCACCGAAGCCCTCAGAGCATCCCTCAAGGTGGCTGGGTCGTAGTCATACACAGGGAACCCTGAATAGGAGCACATGGGGACACACTGAGATCACATAGGGCTCCGTAGCAAGCATGCTCCAATGCCACTGCTTACCTCCTGCCCCGCTGTTCATCCCCAGAACAAACATGATCCATATGGTCTTCACTGCCTGCTCCATTCCAGGAAGAGGAGTTTTAATCCAGATCCAGTGAGACTGTTTCTCTCTGCCTTAGGGTGTGGGGGAGTTCCTGGACGCAGCTCTTTCTCAAATGGGAATCTGGCTGGCTCTCTCTGCAGTTTAAACAGAATCGATTGATCCCAGGGTCAATGTTTCCTGCCGGCTGTTCCAGTGGAAAGACTCTAGTTAGAGGCCACTTGAAAGTTTGTCTTCTGCTGGAGACTTTACCCATACAAAGGACATCAACCGGCACACTGCCAACATGTCTCATTTTAGCTACTTGTTTTGCAATTCTAATTTCTAGGGTAGAAGGGACATGACCTGATTTGcaacaaaattgttcattttaattgttgactcttgggggggggggcagagagatgacTGAAgagctgagcacaggctttgtatATATGATTCCCAGGTTTGATTTCagacaccatatggtcctcctagcaccTCTGGCAGTGTCTCcccaaaatatgtttaaaaaaatagatgggaTGAAAAGCTAGTAGAAGGGGCAGAGCAATTgcacagggggtagggtgtttacttacacatggctgatccagatttgatcctctcatatggtcccccagcaccaccaggaatgatccctgagcacagaacctgagcaccaccaattctctttcaaaaaacaaaacaagacaaaaaaagaggTAGTACAAGAAGGATTAAGGCACTCACTTTGCATGAGATCCATGCAGGTTAAAATCCATAGTATCACAGAGAGTGGCCCaaagaccaccaggtgtggcccctgagcaagatccaggagtaagtcctaagcacttcgGAGTATGGCCCCAATACTGAAAAGTAAGAAAGTAAAGAGTAAAAGAGTAAAGAATAAAGGGCCATTGTGTTACCAGAAAATCACTGTACTCTGGCTACAGCTTTGTGCACTGGTCAGTGATTGGTAGTACCGGTCCACTGGTCAGTGGTCAGCACTGTGGTTTGGGAGAATCTCAGCTAGAATCTTGGCTTCACTGATGACAGTAGAGTAATGGTAAATTCCATGGAGATATGACAGGAGATTCTCATCTGAAGAACTAGCCTACAGAAGACTAAAAACCCTGGAAGAGCCCATTGGGATACTAACCATCACTAAGTGGGAAATAGTGGGGCTGGAAGGATAGTACAGAagccagggcacttgccttgcatgcagacaacctgagttcaatccctgacaaccctatatggtccccctcagtagtgatccctgaatgcagagccatgagtaagcccagaTTTGGACCCAaaactggtatggccccaaaacaaaaacaaaatggagctgCTGGGAAGAACTCAGTTCAACAAAAACCTTTCTGTGTCTGCTGTGGGTGAGGGTAAGGACCCAAAGCTCTTGAATGTACCAATAATCCAACCCCATTATATAAGCAAGGGATTCTGAGGTCAGAGCTGCCCAGAGAGAACTGGAGGGGCTTCTGTAAAATGGGAACATTGGCAGTTCTCTGCTTCCTCCTATTTTCAGTTCCTGTATTTCTCTATGATGGGGAAAGTATCTCCAGGAAGGACAGAGATTCAGGTCAGAAGTGACACAAACAAGAAAGCTGCAATAAGGGGGCTTCTCCACCAGGAGGAGGGAATGGAGGAGAGGTGATAGACAGGAGGAAAACAAAGAGGATGAAAGAGGGGTATGAAGAGCAGGAGTGGAGGAAGAAGGGGATGGAGAGAAGATTGGaggggagaagaagaaggaaatgaaggaagtgaGGAGGAGGTGAGGAtgagtggaggagaaggaggagaaatgattgaagaaagagagaaatcaggggaaggaaagagaggagcaaaagtgagagaaaggaagggaagaaaggagtaTTGGGGGCTTTCAATATGGTAAGTATAGCCAACAGGAGAGCAACAGTGTAGTGACGCCCCCAGAAAGAAGCATTATTAAGCATGTGTATATGATTGAGTGGACAAATGAACAAATCAATGAGTGGATGAGTGAATGACTGAACAAATGAATTGATGAGTACATCAGTGAACAATCAGACAATAGATGAGTCAAAGGATACATGAGTGAAGGAATAGGAGAAGGAGTAAATGCGTGAGTGCTTGGATGAATgactgagtgaatgaatgaatgaatgaatgggtgaaGAAGTAGATGATGAATAAatgagtggatgaatggatgaataaatgaacaTGTGAGTGGATGGGTGAATAAATGATCAGGTGAATGGATGAGGGAGTGAATAAATGCATGAATGAGTGAGCAAGCATAATATGTTTGAATCCTATCTGTCTTTCTTCATGTGCTCATTTCTATGTCAGAGGTAGGCACAACAGTGGGGTCTGAGATAATGACCACTAACATGTGTAATTCTATTACTCTAAACCCGCTTTGAAATCCATTCCATTAGCATCTTCCAGATTTAACTAACAGCACCATCTGCTCCAAGCTCCTGGGTCTCATTAAAATGAGCGGTAATAATAAAAGTCATTGACGAGGAGTagaagagattaaggagacaacAATAAAATGATGTTGCCAGCACAGAgttattgattttgtttgaaCTTGCTGGTGTGAGCCTGGCTCATTCCATCTCTCAAAGTCACTTGGCTACACTTTGTCTTGGCACTGGGCATGAGGAGGAGAGGCTGTGCAGTGCTAAAGAGCAATGATGTAAATGGGTCTCTGCAGAGCTCTGACATGTCTGGAGGTCAAGAAGATTACATGCCAGCCATCAGGGACGTGTGGGCCTTCACATGTCCTGAAAGGTTTTTGCCCCAATCTGCAGAAAGGGTAGGTGTGcaaaatttatttctacaatTTCCTGCtgattcagtaaatatttaaagtattaagATATGTTGAacaggtgctcgcttcggcagcacatatactaaaattgaaacgatacagagaagattagcatggcccctgcgcaaggatgatatgcaaatttctgaagcgttccatatttaaaaaaaaaaaagatatgttgaacagactttttttttttaactatacctGAAAGTCTGTATAAAATTTATCACTGGATGGCTGGAGCATTaaaacagtaggtagggtacttgccttgtacactgctaacccgggttcaattcttggcatcctgagcccaccagaagtgattattcctgagtgtagagccataagtaacacctgagcactgctgggtatgcccccccccttAATCACTGGAAATTTAACAAACAAGTAGTAATTTTGATGAAAATGAGGGAGGGATGTTCACATCATTCATTactattatgtttttaatttctcttgaGATCATTTGGAAACAAACACTAAACTTAGGgcacatgcaaatcaaatattttgggggtcacatccagctgtgatcaggggttactcctggccctgtgttctgaaatcactcctggcagacacagggatgttgggaatcaaacccaggtccatccaggattggctgtatgcaaagtaaatgccctatagCTCTGCCATCACTCAGACCCGacaaataaaatctttatctgaTACATAAATCAAAGAGTTTATTGCGGTCTTTCAATTCCTTGAAAAACATTATTTCTCAATCCCCAAGCTCCATCCTCAAGATTGAggttcatccattcattcatttgaaTATCCCATCAGAAACTCAGCAGGGAGCAGTACCCCAGGCCTCATAGGAAGAACCCCAGATTGCACTCAGGAGTGAGATTCCTGGTACAAAACAAAAGTATCAACAGTTATATCAACAGTAAAAacctggggagaagaaatgcccAGAgcatcatttcttttcatttttaatgcgGAAGAAAATCATCACCTTTCTTATatccttttccccttcctcctcccacccAGTCCTTTTCTTCAGGTAAACTCCATGTCCACcgacttatttttctttcatattttctgaTCATCAATTTTACTCTCTGGCACTGCACACATGAACAGAATCAGCCAACACTTATCTTTCTCCATTATTTAATTCCCtcaagtttctcccattttgctgtaacatttcctccttttttgtgACTAAATGGTTTTCCCAGGCTAAGTACCACATtctctttatccaatcatctctAGGCAGGCTTTGTTTGTTTCCATGTGTCCTTTGTGTCTCCTTCAATAGGAGTTTCTGCCCTGGAGCACACCCCACTTTGGCTTCCATTTGCAAGCAACAAATACACACCAttgaaggcaaaaaataaaagagcaaattcgggctggagagatagcatggaggtaaggcatatgcctttcatgccggaggacggtggttcgaatcccagcatcccatatggtctccggagcctgccaggagtaatttctgagcatagagccaggagtaacccctgagcactgccaggtgtgacccccgcccaaaaaaaaaaagagcaaattacTCACTACCCCTATAAGGGTAATCTGCAGAGTTCTCTTCCAACCTATCCCCTCAGATGTACATGGGCACTGGTATGAGGTTAGAATGCACAGCACAGTAAGACAGCACATTTCTCAAAACGTACATCAAAGGACAAGTTGGCAAGTCCATTAAATTGACTTCAAAACTTAACAAGAGCCTTCTGGAGGTTTGGAATTACTTGGCACCTCTCTGCAGTAATGAAAAATATGaccttcttttcttcctgcttAACTGTGGATATTCTCAGAACAGTCCTCTCACAAGCATATGCTTGTCTGCAGAACCTGGAGAGCAAGAGTGAGCATAACTCTGTCCTCCTAGAGGCTTACAGATGGGGCAGACCTCCCCTAATTCATGACTGAGGTGAAGAGACCTCTTCTCCTGACTCACAGAGATGTAAATCATGATGACAATCTCTAGCGTCTTCTCCCACCAGATGCCCTAAGCTATCCTGTCTTCCTTCCAAGGACTACGCCTAAGGTTTTGGCAGGAAAATATTCACGATCATTCGGGGAGTGAACAATTGCTGTTCCCCATCTAGATAAGGCTCTGCCTTTTGGATCCTAGACACAGAGCACTCCACTGACtcttggggtgatccttgagtttattatctctctcctccctctgcaAGCAGAAGCAGAATGTGGGCCAACTGGAGAAAAGGCCATGCTTTCAGTGATAGGGACACAAAAGCACACAGATGATTCCAAAGTCCCCCTAGGTTTGGATGGCCACCTGGAAATTTGTTATGTGTGGTACATTATGGCCCCCTATTGAGAAGCATCCTAGTGGGATCCTTTTCAGCGAACAAAAATTCAgggttcagggcccggagagatagcacagcggcgtttgccttgcaagcagccgatccaggaccaaaggtggttggttcgaatcctggtgtcccatatggtccctcgtgcctgccaggagctatttctgagcagagagccaggagtaacccctgagcaccgctgggtgtggcccaaaaccaaaaaaacaaaaaacaaaaaaaatcagggttCAAATGATAGGGCTCATGGTGAAAATGAAGGCTAAATTTTTTTCCAGTCTGATATGGCCTACACTGTGTTGTAGAAAGAGGTTTTCCTGGGTGTCTCTTAGATCCGGGGGAATATATTTCAGAGGTGGGTccttaaaaataaggaaataggaTTCTCAAGAAGAATCATTGAATTTATCTCCTTTAAAGGACATCACTTCCCAGCCCATCATCACAACCAGTGCTAACCTCCCAGGCTCAGCTTGGGCTCTCTTGGCTCACAGTGATCCCCTCAGTTTTCTCTTTTCACCCCTGGGGATGATTGCCACTAGGAATGACAGGAGGGCTGTAGGGATCCATATTTGGTCTCTGTAAAAGAAATTAGAGGATCTGGTATGAGAGGCATTCACATAAGTCTCCACATCTTAAGTGCCCAAAAGTCAGAGTATAGATAGAACAAACCCCCTCTGCATGCTGTATAGACTTTCAGAGGGCTGCATCTTCATCTAGCACCTCCCAGCTGAGTACAGGGATAGTTCAGCCTTACTCAGAGAGGTTAGAATGCAGCAGTGACCATGTTTATATTGGAGATGAGCTTACCTGCCCAGGAGAGCAACTAACATGTCCATCATAGACTCAAATGAACCCTGAGTCTAGGACTTCAAATCATCCCACACTGTGCCTTTCTCTAGGGAAACTTCAACTCCTAAATTGGAAATTTTCTGGGTGTATCCTTGGTTTTCAGGGAGACTTCCTCTGCCATGTGCAGTCATTGTGTGAAACCCTTGGAACcaactctgtaaaaaaaaaaaacaacaaaaataacaaaaaaaaaaaaaaaaaaaaacaaggcaggAATATGGAACTGTGAGGGACCCGTGAACACATGTTCCACCTCCATGAAGCTGCCAGTGTGGGTGTTCTCCTGGATCCCCCTGTGGACCTTCTTAGCAGTTCTGCATATTCTGCATATTTCAGATGTGAGCAACTGGCTGGCTACACTATAGTAAACATCCCTATCTGACTGCTGACCACAGGGAAGCCACACTTTAGTGAAGATAGAAGtggacacacagaaacacacaaggCTGGAAGGATGCTTAGAGGAAGGTCAAGAATTgtagttctggggccggagagatagcatggaggtaaggcatttgactcacatgcagaaggtcagtggtttgaatcccggcatcccatatggtcccctgagcctgccaggagcaatttctgagcgtagagccaggagtaaccccagagcgctgccaggtgtgacccaaagaaacaaaaccaaaaaagaattgtAGTTCTAGAGTAGTGCCTGAGTATTATAATgtaagcctctctctctctctctctctctctctttctctctctctctatatatacatatatatatataatccttatCTCTCCCACCTACGACCTTCCAGGTGGGAGtgctg
This is a stretch of genomic DNA from Suncus etruscus isolate mSunEtr1 chromosome 5, mSunEtr1.pri.cur, whole genome shotgun sequence. It encodes these proteins:
- the SPP2 gene encoding secreted phosphoprotein 24; this translates as MEQAVKTIWIMFVLGMNSGAGGFPVYDYDPATLRDALRASVDKVNLLSLSPYLFRVVQSSLKRVAVVGEDSVTLELKFRVRETTCRKDLGADPNSCDFQRVPSTECRSTAQVSEEQVKGVWVRCHWASSSESSSEERFFGELLGSFRRRSHYQPGLLPDELQSGNFYGRSHEIMRRRFPPVNRRFLNPWHGMIE